A genomic segment from Pectinophora gossypiella chromosome 3, ilPecGoss1.1, whole genome shotgun sequence encodes:
- the LOC126381829 gene encoding uncharacterized protein LOC126381829 — translation MTEKAETKTEALPDLDDLLQCPVCYEIPSGQIFQCNEGHHVCGRCKMRLDVCPVCRALFFGTRNYAMEELIANVKKLRAFKLGGKVTTGTSSSENSTPAIEEPAAENEEEEAEDEENNLNFASRPAFRAPPACKGLFRCLCCKVGNAERLPAARLLNHLRYYHAPELLEGQSENGEYLQAWQFSTVPGRLVTAVRVADMGIFFLVIEISNDSVYAWLTMAASPWVAHEFCYTVTISGNDREAIFSDSVWSVRSCEGSLRKRGHCLVVNGTDARALVAPAAISGKLSVRRVPTDQVAQQTQPRAVLRVASRGNARDSARAPAHDLEPFLQDLQNDVARLSRAFATLGREANALVRSEAEMRARIENGNRPGANRPGATSPPVPPPVVPPNPPQVAPPVNDNERPPLSRNARRRMRQRVRAALNAPQSPPERTPPARANGPPTPAPRQNGIASVPAQAPSAPIQRHTLFSGLAIHHQPTSSLQQAPPQSSSGVTNGIPHNENDTRTSKKKRRHRR, via the exons ATGACAGAGAAAGCAGAAACCAAG ACAGAGGCATTACCGGATTTGGATGACTTATTACAATGTCCCGTGTGCTACGAGATTCCATCCGGGCAGATTTTCCAATGCAACGAGGGACACCATGTATGCGGCAGATGTAAGATGCGCCTGGACGTGTGTCCAGTCTGCCGCGCCCTTTTCTTTGGGACACGCAACTACGCAATGGAAGAACTCATTGCCAATGTCAAAAAGCTCAGAGCTTTT AAATTGGGTGGTAAAGTAACTACTGGTACATCATCCTCGGAAAACAGTACACCTGCAATTGAAGAGCCAGCAGCAgaaaatgaagaagaagaagccgaagatgaggaaaataatttgaattttgctAGT CGCCCTGCATTCAGAGCACCTCCAGCTTGCAAAGGTCTTTTCCGTTGCCTGTGCTGTAAAGTGGGTAACGCTGAGCGACTGCCCGCGGCGCGACTGCTGAATCATTTGCGCTACTACCACGCACCCGAACTTCTTGAG GGCCAGTCAGAGAATGGAGAATATTTACAAGCATGGCAATTTTCAACTGTGCCAGGAAGGCTGGTGACTGCTGTACGAGTGGCTGACATGGGAATTTTCTTCCTGGTTATTGAAATTAGCA atgattCGGTGTATGCATGGTTGACGATGGCAGCGTCTCCTTGGGTTGCCCACGAATTCTGTTATACTGTTACCATATCTGGCAACGATCGCGAAGCAATTTTCTCTGACAGC GTATGGTCTGTAAGATCGTGCGAGGGCTCATTAAGGAAGCGTGGACATTGTTTGGTGGTGAACGGGACAGACGCGCGTGCTTTAGTAGCACCTGCGGCGATCAGCGGCAAGTTGTCGGTGCGGCGAGTGCCCACGGACCAGGTGGCGCAGCAGACGCAGCCGCGCGCCGTGCTACGCGTGGCCAGCCGCGGCAACGCTCGCGACTCTGCGCGCGCCCCGGCACACGACCTCGAACCTTTCCTGCAAGACTTACAAAACGATGTGGCTCGCCTCTCTCGGGCGTTCGCCACACTTGGCCGCGAAGCCAACGCTCTAGTGCGTTCCGAGGCGGAGATGCGAGCTAGAATTGAAAATGGAAACAGACCTGGGGCCAATCGTCCTGGGGCTACGTCGCCACCTGTTCCTCCTCCGGTTGTACCTCCTAACCCGCCGCAGGTTGCGCCTCCAGTTAACGATAATGAACGCCCACCCCTTTCTCGTAATGCTCGTAGACGCATGCGCCAGCGAGTTCGAGCAGCATTAAACGCCCCCCAGTCCCCCCCGGAGCGCACACCACCTGCACGCGCCAACGGTCCACCTACTCCAGCGCCGAGACAAAATGGGATTGCCAGTGTTCCTGCTCAAGCTCCTAGTGCCCCAATTCAACGGCACACACTGTTCTCAGGTCTGGCTATACATCACCAGCCAACATCGTCTTTACAACAGGCTCCACCACAATCATCCAGCGGTGTGACTAACGGGATTCCTCACAATGAAAATGATACACGCACGTCCAAGAAGAAGCGTCGTCATCGTAGATAA
- the LOC126381822 gene encoding nicastrin: MFAKMISSYISVLLTILIISKFTYCERLHEQIYSSIEGGAACFRRLNGTHQAGCTSSDKGAVGVVHMVSSVSDVQWLVHNSSAGPYMAVVSTSLFYDVVELLMNYPDNVAGVLLYDNATAKVDEFSQESRCPNEYYSGPGSQCSSTAAGGIVWNNKGTGLIRRDIPFPIFYLPDTRIEEVVKIQKCYERYNSDWDNQKGNPLCSLQLNSFMFAAVNSMVCMRRSASTTLLTANKVCDPLGDHNVYYSLFPRNKENPATKKPVHLVTARIDTASLFDGMSPGAASSVVGMVTLITAAATLAKMIPVNDSQLYDSNVLWTLFNGEAFDYIGSQRVAYDLSVGAWPPVVPLTPSDVRLHVELGQLGGSLRTDGLTNIHAFFPTSGSPKITEFLQILEKNTATYNMGIVQQNTPNLPPSSLHSFRRILKNVTESGELPEVLLVDHGETFSNKFYHSVLDDFDNITFNYRNISIGSDGKFISTEDLIANGTMKESESQVKISRLSTAVARTLYEQVTKKSYTGSLTASAHLVDEMMYCFLRSQACRLLLAADYAQTGGGEESLPARAAPLYVGVAAWPGTPAVFAGHLIALLTGNHLNVNRTVCDKRANPEFSYYWLKGWNHSGICIETTMNFSQALSPAFTTPNYEYASGLYSTWTESVWRAMWARVFVAAGGGGARAAAAAGAVTTILGAITTYYLRRNSRIVFRDGSAISTDAAAGILRSVNC; this comes from the exons atgttcgCAAAAATGATTTCTTCCTACATTTCTGTGCTCCTcacaatattaattatttccaaGT TTACATATTGTGAAAGGCTTCATGAACAAATATACTCGTCAATAGAAGGAGGAGCAGCATGTTTCAGGCGCCTGAATGGCACACATCAAGCAGGATGCACTT CATCAGACAAAGGCGCGGTGGGTGTGGTGCATATGGTGAGCAGTGTGAGTGATGTCCAGTGGTTGGTGCACAACTCTTCGGCTGGGCCGTACATGGCTGTGGTCAGCACTTCACTGTTTTATGATGTGGTGGAGCTACTTATGAACTACCCCGACAATGTTGCTGGGGTACTGCTGTATGATAATGCTACAGCTAA GGTAGATGAATTCAGCCAAGAATCAAGATGTCCAAATGAGTACTACTCTGGACCTGGCAGTCAATGCTCATCAACTGCAGCTGGTGGCATTGTGTGGAATAACAAAGGCACAGGCCTCATACGTAGGGACATTCCATTCCCAATCTTTTACTTACCAGATACCAGAATTGAAGAGGTAGTAAAAATTCAGAAATGTTATGAGAg ATACAACAGTGATTGGGATAATCAGAAAGGGAATCCACTCTGCTCACTGCAGCTAAATAGCTTTATGTTTGCAGCTGTCAATTCTATGGTGTGCATGAGAAG GTCTGCATCAACCACCCTCTTGACAGCCAATAAAGTGTGTGATCCTCTGGGTGATCATAATGTTTACTACTCATTGTTCCCGCGAAACAAG gaaaATCCAGCTACCAAAAAGCCTGTCCACTTAGTAACAGCTAGAATTGATACGGCCTCGTTGTTTGATG GAATGTCGCCTGGAGCAGCCAGCTCTGTGGTCGGGATGGTGACATTGATCACTGCCGCCGCGACTCTTGCTAAAATGATTCCTGTCAATGATTCTCAGCTGTACG ACAGCAACGTTCTGTGGACGCTGTTCAACGGCGAGGCGTTCGACTACATCGGATCCCAGCGCGTGGCTTACGACTTGTCGGTGGGTGCGTGGCCGCCGGTGGTGCCGCTCACGCCGTCTGACGTGAGGCTGCACGTGGAGCTCGGCCAGCTGGGCGGCTCGCTCCGGACTGACGGCCTTACCAATATACACGCCTTCTTCCCCACCTCGGGTTCCCCAAAG ataacaGAGTTCCTACAGATTTTGGAGAAGAATACAGCAACATACAACATGGGTATCGTTCAGCAAAATACGCCAAACTTACCTCCGTCATCGCTTCACTCTTTCAGAAGGATTCTTAAAAACGTAACGGAGAGTGGGGAGTTACCTGAAGTGTTGTTAGTGGACCACGGAGAGACATTCTCCAATAAGTTTTACCACTCCGTCCTGGATGATTTCGATAATATTACCTTCAACTACCGCAATATTAGTATAGGAAGCGATGGCAAAT tTATATCAACGGAAGATTTGATAGCTAACGGAACAATGAAAGAGAGCGAGTCGCAAGTGAAGATCTCTAGATTGTCTACTGCCGTCGCGCGCACACTCTACGAGCAAGTCACGAAGAAGTCCTATACCGGCAGTTTGACTGCTTCTGCGCATTTG GTGGATGAAATGATGTACTGTTTCCTGAGAAGCCAGGCTTGTCGGTTGCTGCTGGCAGCGGACTACGCTCAGACGGGGGGCGGGGAGGAGTCGCTGCCAGCGCGGGCGGCGCCGCTGTACGTGGGCGTGGCCGCGTGGCCTGGCACGCCCGCCGTCTTCGCGGGACACCTCATAGCGCTGCTCACCGGCAACCACCTTAACGTGAACCGCACTGTCTGCGATAAACGGGCCAATCCT gAGTTTTCATACTACTGGCTGAAAGGATGGAATCACAGCGGCATATGTATTGAAACGACAATGAATTTCAGTCAAGCACTCAGCCCTGCGTTCACTACGCCAA ACTATGAGTACGCGTCGGGGCTGTACTCGACGTGGACGGAGTCGGTGTGGCGCGCCATGTGGGCGCGCGTGTTcgtggcggcgggcggcggcggcgcgcgggccgcggccgcggccgggGCGGTCACCACC ATATTAGGCGCTATAACCACGTACTATTTGCGAAGAAATTCGCGGATCGTGTTCCGTGATGGAAGCGCCATCAGTACCGACGCTGCCGCTGG AATATTAAGGAGTGTCAACTGCTAG
- the LOC126381828 gene encoding cytosolic non-specific dipeptidase, translated as MTFSLIKTLRGCSQLRLPVAIKASSAVISNCRVLHKSYSVTQIELPKKMATSKALPLPQIFKYVDQNAATYKQLLKEAVAIPSVSCDVKYRNDCVRMVHWMQEKLREVGASSELRDVGCQTIDGQEVKLPPVLVGTLGNDSAKNTICIYGHLDVQPALKSDGWDSDPFELVEKNGKLYGRGSTDDKGPVLGWLHAINAYKGIGEELPVNLKFVFECMEESGSEGLDALLIEKLKPEGFFNDVDYVCISDNYWLGTTKPCITYGLRGISYYFLEVECAQMDLHSGVYGGTVHEAMSDLIYLMDQLVDKDGKILITDIYKSVAPLTENEKKLYTTIDFDTEGYRQQIGAHKLAHNGNKEQILMHRWRYPSLSLHGIEGAAFQPGAKTVIPGKVIGKFSIRIVPDQQPEEVEKLVFDYVHKKWAERGSPNKMRITAQSGRAWTENPDHPHYQAAARATKLIYQTDPDMSREGGSIPVTITLQEASGRNVLLLPMGAGDDMAHSQNEKINVRNYIEGIKLFAAYMFEVGKLPK; from the exons ATGACTTTCTCATTGATAAAAACGTTACGTGGTTGTTCTCAACTGCGATTACCGGTGGCTATTAAAGCCTCATCAGCAGTGATCAGCAACTGTCGTGTATTACACAAGTCATATTCCGTAACTCAAATAGAATTACCTAAGAAAATGGCAACGTCGAAAGCATTGCCTTTACCGCAGATATTTAAGTATGTGGATCAGAATGCAGCAACTTACAAACAGTTGTTGAAGGAGGCGGTGGCTATTCCATCGGTATCCTGTGATGTGAAGTATAGGAATGACTGTGTACGGATGGTACACTGGATGCAGGAAAAGCTGAGAGAAGTAGGCGCTAGTAGCGAACTAAGAGATGTTGGCTGCCAGACTATCGACGGCCAAGAAGTTAAATTGCCGCCTGTACTGGTCGGCACACTGGGAAAT GATTCAGCCAAAAATACCATCTGCATTTATGGTCACTTAGATGTACAACCTGCTTTAAAGTCTGATGGATGGGATTCCGATCCATTTGAATTAGTGGAGAAGAATGGAAAGCTGTATGGCCGTGGCTCCACCGATGACAAAGGCCCAGTCCTGGGCTGGCTACATGCCATCAATGCTTACAAGGGAATTGGTGAAGAG TTGCCTGTGAACTTGAAGTTTGTATTTGAATGCATGGAGGAATCTGGCTCAGAAGGATTGGATGCCCTTCTGATAGAGAAGCTGAAGCCAGAAGGGTTCTTCAATGATGTGGACTATGTGTGTATATCGGACAACTACTGGCTGGGAACAACCAAGCCCTGCATTACATACGGGCTTCGTGGCATCAGTTACTATTTCCTCGAGGTTGAATGTGCCCAGATGGATCTCCACAGCGGTGTTTACGGAGGAACTGTGCATGAGG CAATGTCCGATCTGATTTACTTAATGGATCAGCTAGTCGACAAAGATGGCAAGATTCTGATAACTGACATTTACAAATCTGTGGCGCCACTGACCGAAAATGAGAAGAAACTGTACACGACTATTGATTTTGATACTGAAGGATACAG GCAACAAATCGGGGCCCACAAGCTGGCCCACAATGGAAATAAGGAGCAAATTCTGATGCATCGCTGGAGATACCCCAGCCTGTCTCTGCACGGCATTGAAG GCGCCGCTTTCCAGCCGGGAGCTAAGACTGTGATCCCCGGCAAAGTGATCGGCAAATTCTCCATCCGCATCGTGCCCGACCAACAGCCTGAGGAAGTTGAGAAGCTGGTCTTTGACTATGTTCACAAGAAG TGGGCGGAGCGGGGCTCGCCGAACAAAATGCGTATCACTGCGCAGAGCGGTCGTGCGTGGACTGAGAACCCTGATCACCCTCACTACCAGGCCGCAGCACGCGCTACTAAACTCATCTATCAG ACGGACCCGGACATGTCTCGCGAGGGCGGGTCGATCCCGGTGACGATCACGCTGCAGGAGGCGAGCGGGCGTAACGTGCTGCTGCTGCCCATGGGCGCCGGCGACGACATGGCGCACTCGCAGAACGAGAAGATCAACGTGCGCAACTACATCGAAGGC ATCAAACTGTTTGCAGCTTACATGTTCGAAGTTGGAAAACTGCCTAAGTAG